The Teredinibacter sp. KSP-S5-2 genomic interval CTATTTCCGTGGAAAAACGGCCATTTCGACGCAAGTAGTCGATACGACAGTTCCTTGCCAGGGTATAAATCCAGGTATTAACGTTGGATATTTCCGGTCTGTAAGTATGTGCCTTAGTCCAGATCTTGAGCATGACGTCCTGAGCCAGCTCATCGGCAAGCAGGTCAGCTCCGGGTTCCCTGGCAAGGCTATAAGCACGTAATAAAGGCACATAGTGTTCAAAAAGCTGGGCAAAAGCCTGCTTGTCCCGGTCTCGGGCAACACTTAACAGACACGCCTTCAAGGTCTCTATCTGTTTCTTTTTACTTTCAACTGAGGTCATATTGAAAACCAAGGGGTATAAGTCCAATCTTGATAAATGAATATACTCGATTACGCTCGGAATGCGATGACAGATCACTTTAAGGAACAGATCTCTCGGTTATCCCGCCGGCAATGTGATTCGCCCCTTAAAGGCAAGCAATCTCTGGTTTCAAGATCATTCATTCCCAGTGCTCTGCCCGCCCCATACCCACAACACTAATCGGGGCAAGTTTTATCGCAGATAAATCCAAGTAGAGAGATATACCGTAATTAGCACATCGACTTGGTAGACCTTTGACGGACAGTAACACGCTATGCACTCACCTCTCGTTGAACAATTTAAAGCCTATTTTCAGGATCTGAGGAAATCCGACCTCAGTCAACTGGAAGACCTGTACGAGCGGCATATCATTTTTAAAGACCCAATACATAAAATTGAGGGACTGGTGCCTCTCCAGGATTATATGCATAACCTATGTACAAACTTGACGGAATGTCGTTTTGAATACCTGGATATTCTCGAAGGCCAGGATTGTGCC includes:
- a CDS encoding nuclear transport factor 2 family protein; amino-acid sequence: MHSPLVEQFKAYFQDLRKSDLSQLEDLYERHIIFKDPIHKIEGLVPLQDYMHNLCTNLTECRFEYLDILEGQDCAYIKWIMHFRHPKLGNRLISLRGMSHIQFQEKIVFHEDVYDMGAMIYEQLPLLGRIIRWLRQRLAN
- a CDS encoding sigma-70 family RNA polymerase sigma factor, with product MTSVESKKKQIETLKACLLSVARDRDKQAFAQLFEHYVPLLRAYSLAREPGADLLADELAQDVMLKIWTKAHTYRPEISNVNTWIYTLARNCRIDYLRRNGRFSTEIDPTEIFETIEDEGPDPFMLAQQQRLETTVQESLSQLPPEQAEVLRKVYVEGKSHTEASQDLDLPLGTVKSRVRLALKKLEVMVRR